The following proteins come from a genomic window of Populus nigra chromosome 6, ddPopNigr1.1, whole genome shotgun sequence:
- the LOC133697589 gene encoding ATP sulfurylase 1, chloroplastic-like produces the protein MATMSTLFTKTSYSSHSLPKPLNTHFSPTLKLSFAPKTQWKRVRIQAGLIDPDGGKLVQLFAEKSQQDLKKKEAISLPKVKLTKIDIQWVHVLSEGWASPLRGFMRESEFLQTLHFNSLRLENGSVVNMSVPIVLAIDDLQKQGIGESKRVALVDSDDNTIAIFNDIEIYKHPKEERIARTWGTSAPGLPYAEETIAKSGNWLIGGDLEVLEPIKYHDGLDHFRLSPAELREEFTRRNADAVFAFQLRNPVHNGHALLMTDTRRRLLEMGYKNPILLLHPLGGYTKADDVPLSWRMKQHEEVLKDGVLDPETTVVSIFPSPMQYAGPTEVQWHAKARINAGANFYIVGRDPAGMSHPVEKRDLYDADHGKKVLSMAPGLERLNILPFRVAAYDKTQGKMAFFDPSRHGDFLFISGTKMRTLAKNKENPPDGFMCPGGWKVLVEYYDSLTLAGNGKVPEPVPA, from the exons ATGGCTACCATGTCTACTCTCTTCACCAAAACCTCTTACAGTTCTCACTCTCTCCCAAAACCACTCAATACCCACTTTAGCCCCACCCTCAAGCTATCATTTGCCCCCAAAACCCAATGGAAACGGGTCAGGATTCAAGCCGGGTTGATCGACCCAGATGGTGGGAAACTTGTTCAACTATTCGCTGAAAAGTCGCAACAAGATCTTAAAAAGAAAGAGGCAATTTCATTGCCTAAGGTTAAGTTAACAAAGATTGATATTCAATGGGTGCATGTTTTAAGCGAGGGCTGGGCAAGCCCTCTCCGCGGATTCATGAGAGAATCCGAGTTCCTCCAAACACTTCATTTCAACTCGCTCCGTTTGGAAAACGGGTCGGTTGTTAACATGTCGGTGCCTATTGTGCTCGCTATTGATGATTTGCAGAAGCAGGGTATTGGCGAGTCCAAAAGGGTCGCTCTTGTTGACTCTGATGACAATACCATTGCCATTTTCAACGA TATAGAGATTTATAAGCACCCCAAAGAAGAACGGATTGCGAGAACATGGGGAACTAGTGCTCCTGGTTTACCTTACGCTGAAGAAACTATAGCTAAGTCTGGGAACTGGCTGATTGGAGGGGACTTGGAAGTTTTAGAACCAATCAAGTATCATGATGGCCTTGATCATTTTCGGTTGTCACCTGCAGAACTCCGTGAAGAATTCACTAGGCGTAATGCAGATGCTGTCTTTGCATTCCAGCTCAGGAATCCCGTGCACAATGGACATGCTTTACTCATGACAGATACTCGCAGACGGCTTCTTGAGATGGGCTATAAGAATCCCATCCTTTTGCTTCATCCACTAGGAGGCTACACAAAAGCAGATGATGTTCCACTCAGCTGGAGAATGAAGCAACATGAGGAG GTGCTTAAGGATGGTGTCCTTGATCCAGAAACAACTGTGGTTTCAATATTCCCATCTCCCATGCAATATGCTGGTCCAACTGAGGTGCAGTGGCATGCAAAAGCTCGGATTAATGCAGGAGCTAACTTTTACATTGTTGGCAGGGATCCAGCTGGAATGAGCCATCCAGTTGAGAAGAGAGATTTATATGATGCTGATCATGGGAAGAAGGTGTTGAGTATGGCCCCAGGACTGGAGCGTTTAAACATTCTTCCTTTCAGG GTTGCTGCATATGATAAGACTCAGGGTAAAATGGCATTCTTTGATCCCTCGAGGCACGGAGACTTCCTCTTTATATCTGGCACAAAG ATGCGAACACTTGCAAAGAACAAAGAGAACCCTCCCGATGGATTCATGTGCCCTGGTGGCTGGAAAGTGTTGGTTGAATACTATGACAGTTTGACACTGGCAGGCAATGGCAAAGTCCCAGAACCTGTCCCAGCTTAA
- the LOC133696463 gene encoding putative calcium-transporting ATPase 13, plasma membrane-type, translated as MAPHLHANMVCIERLLDVPATLSKPNKRWLLAFATIYCSRTIYSLAKIPVVQLKRPTNISSSPSYTSLNINLDSEHFKIHQSSLAELVNKKDLHQLQNFGGTVGVASAIGTDKDGGIYGGAEDIARRQQAFGSNTYKKPPTKGLLHFVVEAFKDLTIAILLGCAALSLGFGVKEHGLKEGWYDGGSIFVAVFLVIAVSAISNYRQNRQFDKLSKISSNIKIDVVRSGRRQEVSIFEIVVGDVVCLKIGDQVPADGLFINGHSLQIDESSMTGESDHVEINHKKNPFLVSGTKVADGYGQMLVTSVGMNTTWGEMMSHISRDTDEQTPLQARLNKLTSSIGMVGLTVAFLVLVVLLVRYFTGNTQDESGNKEFNGSKTKADDIVNAVVGIVAAAVTIIVVAIPEGLPLAVTLTLAYSMKRMMKDQAMVRKLSACETMGSATTICTDKTGTLTMNLMKVTKFWLGRESMEQSSPSISPYVLELIQQGVALNTTGSAYRESPESKFVFSGSPTEKAILSWAIHELNMDMEQMKHSFTILYVEAFNSQKKRSGVLSRKKVDNTIHVHWKGAAEMILAMCSSYYDASGLIKDMDVGERNTFKQIIQVMAANSLRCIAFAHKQLSEEQYEDGKEDKRLQEDSFTLLGLVGIKDPIRPGVKKAVDDCQHAGVNIKMITGDNVFTARAIAIECGILEYGAENINGAVVEGEEFRNYTHEQRMEKVDKICVMARSSPFDKLLMVQCLKQKGHVVAVTGDGTNDAPALKEADIGLSMGIQGTEVAKESSDIVILDDNFASVATVLRWGRCVYSNIQKFIQFQLTVNVAALVINFVAAVSAGEVPLTAVQLLWVNLIMDTLGALALATEQPTQELMKKTPVGRTEPLITNIMWRNLLSQALYQIAILLTLQFKGEPIFGLTERVNDTLIFNIFVLCQVFNEFNARKLEEKNVFKGIHKNKLFLGIIGITILLQVLMVEFLKKFADTERLNWGQWGACIGIAALSWPIGWVVKCIPVPEKPIFSYLTWKK; from the coding sequence ATGGCCCCCCATCTGCATGCAAACATGGTTTGCATTGAACGTTTACTTGATGTCCCTGCCACCCTTAGCAAACCCAACAAAAGATGGCTTTTAGCTTTTGCAACTATCTATTGTTCTAGGACCATTTACTCTCTAGCGAAAATACCAGTTGTTCAGCTCAAAAGGCCCACCAACATTTCTTCCTCTCCGTCTTATACTTCACTAAACATTAATTTAGACAGTGAGCACTTCAAGATTCATCAATCAAGTCTTGCAGAGCTTGTTAACAAGAAAGACCTCCACCAACTTCAGAATTTTGGTGGCACTGTTGGTGTTGCTTCTGCCATTGGAACCGACAAAGATGGTGGCATCTATGGCGGTGCTGAGGACATTGCTCGCCGACAGCAAGCATTCGGTTCCAACACGTATAAGAAACCACCAACAAAGGGCCTTTTACATTTTGTAGTGGAAGCGTTTAAAGATCTTACCATTGCCATTCTTTTAGGCTGCGCAGCGCTTTCTCTTGGATTCGGTGTCAAAGAGCATGGTCTAAAGGAAGGTTGGTATGATGGTGGCAGCATTTTCGTTGCTGTTTTTCTTGTCATTGCTGTCTCTGCTATAAGTAATTATAGACAAAATAGACAGTTTGATAAGTTGTCGAAAATCAGCAGTAATATCAAAATTGATGTTGTGAGAAGCGGGCGAAGACAAGAAGTTTCAATATTTGAAATTGTTGTGGGGGATGTCGTCTGTCTAAAGATTGGAGATCAGGTTCCTGCTGATGGATTGTTCATTAATGGGCATTCCTTACAAATAGACGAATCCAGCATGACAGGAGAGAGCGATCATGTGGAAATCAATCACAAGAAAAATCCATTCTTGGTCTCTGGCACCAAGGTGGCTGATGGCTACGGTCAAATGCTTGTTACTTCAGTTGGCATGAACACGACATGGGGAGAAATGATGAGCCACATCAGTCGCGACACAGATGAACAAACACCTTTACAAGCTAGGCTCAATAAGCTAACCTCATCGATAGGTATGGTTGGATTGACTGTggcttttcttgttcttgtaGTTTTGTTGGTTCGCTACTTCACTGGGAATACACAGGATGAGAGTGGGAATAAGGAATTCAATGGTAGCAAGACCAAGGCTGATGATATAGTGAATGCGGTGGTGGGGATTGTAGCTGCAGCAGTGACCATAATTGTGGTTGCAATTCCTGAAGGATTACCATTGGCAGTCACGCTCACTCTTGCTTATTCAATGAAAAGAATGATGAAAGATCAAGCAATGGTGAGGAAGCTTTCCGCTTGTGAGACTATGGGCTCTGCCACCACAATTTGCACGGACAAAACAGGCACTCTTACAATGAACCTGATGAAGGTGACGAAGTTTTGGCTGGGTCGAGAATCGATGGAACAGAGCAGTCCTTCTATTTCTCCATATGTTCTTGAATTGATACAACAAGGGGTTGCTCTGAATACGACTGGTAGCGCTTACAGAGAAAGTCCAGAATCTAAGTTTGTTTTCTCAGGTAGTCCCACTGAAAAAGCAATTCTTTCTTGGGCTATCCATGAACTGAACATGGATATGGAGCAAATGAAGCATAGTTTTACGATTCTCTATGTCGAAGCCTTCAATTCACAGAAGAAAAGGAGCGGTGTTTTGTCCAGGAAAAAAGTGGACAACACAATCCACGTCCACTGGAAAGGAGCAGCGGAGATGATCCTAGCAATGTGCTCGAGTTACTATGATGCTTCTGGATTAATAAAAGACATGGATGTCGGAGAAAGGAATACATTCAAGCAAATTATCCAAGTTATGGCAGCTAATAGCCTTCGTTGCATTGCATTTGCGCATAAACAATTATCGGAGGAGCAATATGAAGATGGAAAGGAAGATAAAAGGCTCCAAGAAGACAGCTTCACACTATTAGGACTTGTGGGTATCAAGGATCCAATTAGACCTGGGGTGAAGAAAGCTGTTGATGATTGTCAACATGCTGGAGTTAACATCAAAATGATCACTGGTGATAATGTTTTCACTGCGAGAGCGATAGCGATTGAGTGTGGAATACTCGAATATGGTGCAGAGAATATCAATGGAGCTGTGGTAGAAGGAGAAGAGTTCCGAAATTATACACACGAGCAAAGAATGGAGAAGGTCGATAAAATCTGCGTGATGGCAAGGTCTTCTCCATTTGATAAACTTCTCATGGTACAGTGCCTGAAACAAAAAGGTCATGTGGTGGCAGTAACTGGTGATGGCACAAATGATGCACCAGCATTGAAGGAAGCTGATATTGGACTATCTATGGGAATTCAAGGCACTGAAGTGGCTAAAGAAAGCTCAGATATTGTCATTTTGGATGATAATTTCGCTTCGGTAGCCACTGTTTTGAGGTGGGGTAGATGTGTCTACAGCAACATACAGAAATTCATTCAGTTCCAGCTCACAGTAAATGTTGCCGCTCTTGTTATCAACTTTGTAGCAGCAGTTTCAGCAGGTGAAGTACCACTAACAGCAGTCCAGTTGTTGTGGGTGAATCTGATTATGGACACATTGGGTGCTCTGGCTCTAGCTACTGAGCAGCCTACCCAGGAGCTCATGAAAAAAACCCCAGTGGGTAGGACTGAGCCACTTATCACCAACATCATGTGGAGGAACCTACTATCTCAAGCTTTGTATCAGATAGCTATCCTCTTGACACTCCAGTTCAAGGGAGAACCCATCTTCGGGTTGACTGAAAGGGTAAATGATACTTTGATCTTCAACATTTTTGTACTGTGCCAAGTGTTCAACGAATTCAATGCAAGGAAGCTGGAGGAGAAGAATGTTTTCAAAGGGATACACAAGAACAAGTTGTTTCTAGGAATCATTGGTATAACCATTCTCCTACAGGTGCTGATGGTggaatttttgaagaaatttgcAGACACGGAGAGGTTGAACTGGGGCCAATGGGGTGCCTGTATCGGAATCGCAGCACTATCATGGCCAATCGGTTGGGTTGTCAAGTGCATACCTGTTCCAGAGAAACCAATTTTCAGCTATCTCACTTGGAAGAAATAA
- the LOC133696789 gene encoding uncharacterized protein LOC133696789 — MGNEMGNNNTSGLREEDTMADEDQGKSVQELVNANVVKEENHVLPAEESENYHEKVTGLDSDDPKGSGDTHDHNQASDESDHTEVHPAAGSPKAELKSNEVGGEDNQSQPASWPNELEGHEKPTESNLEGNVLGANSNQFEKRASFKKEEEKVMSTSPFFTISPSHDPEPLDSVGLKFDQHELTETCADQSAQDSFNSSKPSENILGTSIAGITSANDHLLNTCLSDNLDGILVSGTNLDVEEKMVDLSEKEMTSQEDEMLCEEKVEVGNYSAKTNVIDATRISSDSRSDYRDKCEEFTSEMDCYGNNCSESHPEANLMANSLNSHIELSVPEDKCFVSTEETEFMRKESEIEANEHHYDLNQLRGDSIRESDNDLANASQTDSFLGPSCKNNEESSVNVSHDPVSYGSCQVEKAKVDENGYHVDLFNGIQSEAFEDSCKESQGDTMMVPELGMLPEELSMSNRRGNEEGNRLYNGGRETRREANCRKDKGEDRSSMCRG; from the exons ATGGGAAATGAGATGGGCAACAATAACACATCTGGATTGAGAG AAGAAGATACCATGGCCGATGAGGATCAGGGAAAATCTGTACAAGAACTTGTTAATGCCAACGttgtaaaagaagaaaatcatgtgCTTCCTGCAGAAGAGAGTGAgaattatcatgaaaaagttACAGGGTTAGATTCTGACGATCCAAAGGGTTCTGGAGATACTCATGATCATAACCAGGCATCGGATGAGTCAG ATCATACCGAAGTCCATCCAGCTGCTGGATCTCCTAAAGCAGAACTGAAATCAAATGAAGTAGGTGGCGAAGATAATCAATCTCAACCAGCTTCTTGGCCGAATGAATTGGAAGGTCATGAGAAGCCAACAGAGTCCAATCTGGAGGGCAATGTTCTGGGAGCAAACAGCAATCAGTTTGAGAAGCGAGCTTCCTTCAAGAAAG AGGAAGAGAAGGTCATGTCAACATCACCTTTTTTTACCATATCACCATCACATGATCCAGAACCTCTAGACTCTGTGGGATTGAAGTTTGATCAACATGAATTAACAGAAACTTGTGCTGACCAATCTGCACAAGATAGCTTTAATTCATCGAAACCAAGTGAAAATATCCTAGGAACAAGTATTGCAGGCATCACTTCGGCGAATGATCACCTGTTGAATACCTGCCTATCTGACAATCTGGATGGAATTCTTGTTTCTGGGACCAATCTAGATGTGGAGGAGAAAATGGTTGACTTGTCAGAGAAAGAAATGACATCTCAAGAAGATGAGATGCTCTGTGAAGAGAAAGTTGAGGTTGGAAATTATTCAGCCAAAACAAATGTTATTGACGCAACAAGGATATCATCAGATTCTCGAAGTGATTACAGAGATAAATGTGAAGAGTTCACCAGTGAAATGGATTGTTATGGAAACAATTGCTCAGAGTCACATCCAGAGGCCAATCTGATGGCTAACTCACTAAACTCCCATATAGAACTATCTGTACCTGAAGACAAATGCTTTGTCTCCACTGAAGAAACTGAATTCATGAGAAAAGAATCAGAAATAGAAGCTAACGAGCATCATTACGACCTGAATCAGTTACGTGGGGATTCAATTAGAGAATCAGATAATGACTTGGCAAATGCATCTCAAACTGATTCTTTTCTCGGACCAAGTTGCAAGAATAATGAGGAGAGTTCAGTTAATGTTTCTCATGATCCTGTTAGCTACGGAAGCTGCCAAGTTGAGAAGGCAAAGGTTGATGAGAATGGCTACCACGTTGACTTGTTCAATGGCATCCAGAGTGAAGCTTTTGAAGACAGCTGCAAGGAATCTCAAGGAGACACTATGATGGTTCCTGAACTTGGAATGCTCCCAGAAGAGTTATCCATGTCCAACAGAAGAGGCAATGAAGAGGGAAACAGATTGTACAATGGGGGAAGAGAAACCAGAAGAGAGGCAAATTGTCGAAAAGATAAAGGAGAAGACCGAAGTTCCATGTGCCGTGGGTAA